The following proteins are encoded in a genomic region of Pyricularia oryzae 70-15 chromosome 6, whole genome shotgun sequence:
- a CDS encoding oxidoreductase — MASVVKLDFSQFTHGSAKDRKKFGDELVKALNKSGFVKLSNHGLSDQEVEDVMQISRDFFHLPQSKKQELACPPGPNPQRGWTGPGSGEYVAKTRKENYEGLDVNKLIDAREHFDVGPEDDTQFPNRWPSDQDVPGFREKATRHYQTCRRIALQILEGIEVGLDLPGIFVNRCRTDASELCINVYPEIQAEKIDDYTKRIWPHTDYGVITLLFQDGVGGLELENQDAPGTFLPVTPTPPGESIEMVVNAADCFERWTNGFIKAGLHRVTTPCHVTEGKVVLPERCSLAYFLKATRDTMVGPLPQFVSEANPARFEEMTALEFQQLRNAVLY, encoded by the exons ATGGCGTCAGTCGTGAAGCTCGACTTCTCCCAATTCACTCACGGCAGTGCCAAAGATAGAAAGAAGTTTGGCGATGAGCTAGTCAAAGCTCTCAACAAGTCGGGGTTTGTCAAATTGTCCAATCATGGCCTTTCCGACCAAGAGGTTGAGGATGTCATGCAAATA TCGCGCGACTTTTTTCATCTGCCGCAGTCAAAAAAGCAAGAGTTAGCTTGCCCTCCTGGACCAAACCCTCAGCGTGGATGGACCGGTCCTGGATCTGGTGAATACGTGGCGAAgacgagaaaagaaaattacGAGGGCCTGGATGTGAACAAGCTTATAGACGCGAGG GAACATTTCGACGTGGGGCCAGAGGACGACACCCAATTCCCAAACAGGTGGCCCTCTGACCAAGACGTTCCAGGGTTTCGTGAAAAGGCTACCAGGCACTACCAGACCTGCAGACGGATCGCGCTCCAGATTCTGGAAGGCATTGAAGTCGGGTTAGATCTACCTGGCATTTTCGTTAATCGATGCCGTACAGATGCCAGCGAGTTATGTATCAATGTGTACCCAGAAATCCAGGCAGAAAAGATCGACGACTACACCAAGCGCATTTGGCCTCACACCGACTACGGGGTTATAACGTTGCTTTTCCAAGACGGAGTCGGCGGGTTGGAATTGGAAAACCAAGACGCGCCCGGCACGTTTTTGCCAGTTACCCCTACACCTCCCGGCGAATCTATCGAAATGGTTGTCAACGCCGCCGACTGCTTCGAGCGGTGGACGAACGGGTTCATAAAAGCTGGACTGCACCGCGTCACCACCCCCTGCCATGTCACCGAGGGAAAAGTTGTGCTGCCAGAGAGGTGTTCACTAGCCTACTTTTTGAAGGCCACCCGGGACACAATGGTGGGACCACTGCCTCAGTTCGTCTCTGAAGCAAACCCTGCGAGGTTTGAGGAAATGACGGCGTTGGAATTCCAGCAGCTGCGAAATGCAGTGCTATACTGA